In the genome of Chloroflexota bacterium, one region contains:
- a CDS encoding NIPSNAP family containing protein — protein sequence MFFELREYRTKPGQRENWVRFMEETIIPFQTGKGMVIVGSFVGEEEDDLYIWVRRFASEEERERLYEAVYDSDTWKNEIAPAIPDMMVRDKIVVRRIESTPMSVIQ from the coding sequence ATGTTCTTTGAGCTTAGAGAGTACAGGACGAAGCCGGGCCAGCGCGAGAACTGGGTGCGCTTTATGGAAGAGACGATCATCCCGTTCCAGACCGGCAAAGGCATGGTGATCGTTGGCAGTTTCGTCGGCGAGGAAGAGGACGACCTCTACATCTGGGTGCGCCGATTCGCCAGCGAGGAAGAGCGCGAGCGCCTTTACGAAGCCGTGTACGACAGCGACACCTGGAAGAACGAGATCGCGCCCGCCATCCCGGACATGATGGTCCGCGACAAGATTGTCGTCCGCCGCATCGAGTCCACGCCGATGTCCGTAATCCAGTAG
- a CDS encoding sodium:calcium antiporter, with product MLEFAQSTPALWVQLLITAGLILFASNFLAKSADVIALRTGLGRSFIGVVLLATATSLPELGTGVSAITLVDAPDLAVGDAYGSNLFNLFIIGILDLFWRGKGTPILNSVSTTSVTVGALGIVTISITIIAVLFHESIPMGALAGWFISPITIILLAFFLFSMYMIYRVALSDGHSEASEIEEEDYASESLLRAGLTYLIAAVVIIGSAIWLARTGEGIAHAMHWEASFVGTQFLAFSTSLPELAASIAALRINAPELAISNVLGSNLFNMGFILTIDDLALVGKPLWSSISSIHEATAIFAIIMTSVVILGLMVRNRSRPFKFVTYESMALIALYIIASLYVFSFAT from the coding sequence TTGCTTGAATTCGCCCAATCAACCCCTGCGCTGTGGGTGCAGCTACTAATCACCGCAGGCCTGATTCTATTCGCGTCCAATTTCCTTGCGAAATCAGCTGATGTCATCGCGCTGCGGACAGGGCTTGGCCGGTCATTCATAGGTGTGGTGCTGCTCGCTACCGCGACTTCGCTGCCTGAATTGGGAACCGGCGTCAGCGCCATCACGCTGGTGGACGCGCCTGATCTCGCTGTGGGAGACGCCTATGGCAGCAACCTGTTCAATCTGTTCATCATCGGCATACTTGACCTGTTCTGGCGCGGCAAGGGCACGCCCATCCTAAACAGCGTGAGCACGACTTCGGTTACTGTGGGCGCGTTGGGCATCGTGACCATATCCATCACCATCATCGCCGTGCTGTTTCACGAAAGCATCCCGATGGGCGCGCTCGCGGGATGGTTCATTAGCCCGATCACGATAATACTGCTGGCGTTCTTCCTGTTTTCGATGTATATGATATATCGTGTTGCGCTGTCTGACGGGCATTCCGAAGCGTCGGAAATAGAAGAAGAAGACTATGCATCCGAGAGTCTGCTGCGTGCCGGCCTGACATATCTGATTGCGGCGGTGGTGATAATCGGTTCGGCGATATGGCTGGCGCGTACCGGTGAGGGCATTGCGCACGCAATGCACTGGGAGGCGAGCTTTGTTGGCACGCAGTTCCTCGCATTCAGCACATCGTTGCCGGAGCTTGCCGCGTCCATTGCCGCGCTGCGCATCAACGCGCCCGAGTTGGCGATTTCGAATGTGCTAGGCAGCAATCTGTTTAACATGGGCTTCATTCTGACAATTGACGACTTGGCGCTTGTGGGCAAGCCGCTGTGGTCCTCCATATCATCCATTCATGAAGCGACGGCGATATTCGCCATCATCATGACGAGCGTGGTCATACTCGGCTTGATGGTGCGAAACAGGTCGCGCCCGTTCAAGTTCGTAACCTACGAATCGATGGCGCTCATCGCGCTGTATATCATCGCCAGCTTGTATGTGTTCAGCTTCGCCACATAG
- a CDS encoding cysteine--tRNA ligase, whose product MYNPLHHCTANCKKTGSREVLRLNNTLSKRIEEVRPIEPGVVKMYTCGPTVYRDAHIGNLRSYLMADWIRRALELNDLNVLHIKNITDVGHMRQEVLEQGGDKVIAAARAEGKTPAQIAQFYTDRFLNDEQKLNIIPAKEFPKATDHVAEMLEITERLVERGLAYAVHGNVYYEVAKFADYGKLSGNIAEAELLEAVRVEADPLKRDPRDFTLWKAAEPGRDLKWPSKWGEGFPGWHIECSAMSIKYLGPRIDIHTGGVDNIFPHHEGEIAQSEGYTGEQVVNIWTHGQHLLADGVKMAKSMGNSFILSDIEAQGIDPLAFRYLCLTAQYDRRLNFTFTSLKASQRALLRLRNMVWRWSMLANGSATDADVVSQWQERFKALVDDNLNMPGALALTWELAHSDVSPAEKLEILAYFDRVLGLSLNSVFDEYSVPGSVSSEISHRSQHRVRQDYARADSIRASLADSGFVVQDSGVATLVRPKTEWEMRQERWHTFSSEAEVSSLLDHPDGADISIGIVACNYLGDVQRLVRSAFKWLGDRDAEVVVVDNGSNDGTDEWLEEEATDNDRLRVIHVDHPLGEGSAKRILLKQCVGRTVVMLDTSVEVTGDIFGPIEQALEDDTVGVIGPFGLRTDDLHHFHDGEGESGDMDAMQAYCFAFRRQRLQDVGLPRQTFRFYRNLDLDFSFQFKAQGYRIVADQELPISQHEHRVWSELAEAERDELSRKNYGRFLDRWGDRADLLACNISKS is encoded by the coding sequence ATGTACAATCCATTGCACCATTGCACAGCAAATTGCAAGAAGACGGGGAGCAGGGAAGTGTTAAGGCTAAACAACACTCTGTCCAAGCGAATCGAGGAAGTCCGCCCGATTGAACCGGGCGTGGTCAAGATGTACACATGTGGGCCGACGGTTTACCGTGACGCGCACATTGGCAATCTTAGGTCGTATCTGATGGCGGACTGGATTCGCAGGGCGCTTGAACTGAACGACCTGAATGTGCTGCACATCAAGAACATCACCGATGTGGGGCATATGCGCCAAGAAGTGCTCGAACAGGGCGGTGACAAGGTGATAGCGGCGGCGAGAGCCGAGGGCAAGACGCCCGCGCAGATTGCGCAGTTCTACACCGACCGTTTCCTCAACGACGAGCAGAAACTAAATATCATTCCCGCGAAAGAGTTCCCGAAAGCGACTGATCACGTGGCGGAGATGCTCGAAATCACCGAGCGCCTTGTGGAACGCGGGCTCGCGTATGCAGTGCATGGCAATGTGTACTACGAAGTGGCAAAGTTCGCCGATTACGGCAAGCTGTCCGGCAACATCGCGGAGGCGGAACTGCTGGAAGCCGTGCGCGTTGAAGCAGACCCTCTGAAGCGCGACCCACGCGACTTTACGCTGTGGAAGGCTGCTGAGCCGGGCAGGGACTTGAAATGGCCCAGCAAGTGGGGTGAAGGCTTCCCAGGCTGGCATATCGAATGTTCGGCTATGTCCATCAAGTACTTGGGTCCACGAATCGACATTCACACCGGCGGCGTGGACAACATCTTCCCGCACCACGAAGGCGAGATTGCGCAGAGCGAAGGCTACACCGGCGAACAGGTGGTAAACATTTGGACGCACGGGCAGCACCTGCTCGCGGACGGCGTGAAAATGGCGAAGTCCATGGGCAATTCGTTCATCCTGTCGGACATCGAGGCTCAAGGCATCGACCCTCTGGCGTTCCGATACCTTTGCCTGACGGCGCAGTACGACAGGCGATTGAACTTCACATTCACATCACTGAAGGCGTCTCAGCGCGCGTTGCTGCGGCTGCGAAACATGGTCTGGCGGTGGAGTATGCTTGCGAACGGCAGCGCGACAGATGCCGATGTAGTCTCGCAATGGCAGGAACGCTTCAAGGCGCTTGTCGATGACAATCTCAACATGCCGGGCGCACTCGCGCTGACTTGGGAATTGGCGCACTCGGATGTCAGCCCGGCGGAAAAGCTAGAAATCCTGGCATACTTCGACAGGGTGCTCGGGCTGAGCCTCAACAGTGTTTTCGACGAATACTCGGTGCCCGGCAGCGTATCAAGCGAGATTTCGCATCGCTCACAGCATCGTGTCAGGCAGGACTACGCTCGCGCCGACTCCATTCGCGCGAGTCTCGCGGATTCCGGATTCGTCGTGCAGGACAGTGGCGTTGCGACTCTCGTGCGCCCGAAGACGGAATGGGAGATGCGGCAGGAACGCTGGCATACATTCTCATCAGAGGCAGAAGTATCGTCGCTGCTTGACCACCCTGACGGCGCTGACATTTCAATAGGCATTGTCGCATGCAACTACCTGGGCGATGTGCAGCGGTTGGTTCGCAGCGCCTTCAAATGGCTGGGCGACCGTGACGCCGAAGTCGTCGTCGTGGACAACGGCTCCAACGATGGCACGGACGAATGGCTGGAAGAAGAGGCGACCGACAACGACCGACTGCGCGTCATCCATGTCGATCATCCGCTGGGTGAAGGTTCGGCGAAGCGGATTTTGCTCAAGCAGTGCGTTGGCAGAACGGTGGTCATGCTGGATACCAGCGTTGAAGTTACGGGAGATATTTTCGGGCCGATAGAGCAGGCGCTTGAAGATGATACCGTCGGTGTAATCGGACCGTTCGGGCTGCGCACGGACGACTTGCATCACTTCCACGACGGCGAAGGTGAGAGCGGTGATATGGACGCAATGCAGGCGTACTGCTTCGCGTTCAGGCGGCAGCGACTGCAAGATGTCGGGCTGCCGCGCCAGACATTCCGCTTCTATCGCAACTTGGACTTGGATTTTAGTTTCCAATTCAAGGCGCAGGGGTATAGAATAGTCGCTGACCAGGAACTTCCCATCAGCCAGCACGAACACCGCGTCTGGTCGGAGCTCGCCGAGGCAGAGCGCGACGAGCTGAGCCGGAAGAACTACGGTCGTTTCTTGGACAGGTGGGGCGATCGCGCCGACCTTCTGGCGTGCAACATATCTAAGAGTTGA
- the pyk gene encoding pyruvate kinase — translation MWTPISTNHANTIEDYAMLSTDMGRKLRKTKIVCTLALEPKPGEEGFSNTILSEATIESLVRVGMNIARLNMSHGGKDDHATVIERVRRVSRRFDTPVGIMVDVRGRKYRTGPTSPGEFALQEGDDFTLTSRDIVGDRTVVSVSPPGIHRDAILNGMILVDDGLVRLSVSRIEGTEVHCKVVVGGRLTPGRGVTTPGKAPTQPFPDEDAQQDLLFAARVKSDFVAVSMVNSAEDVQKARDILSENGANPLIISKVETTEALANFDEILDASDSIMVARGDMGVHVPLYRIPVIQKNLIARCNAAGKPVITATQMMESMVRSQMPTRAEVSDVANAIYDGTDAVMLSGETATGWYPVDAVHSMAQTALETEQALRYDDILQSKSQETEQQRTDDAISFTAVRLAHQLDTALILAFTESGSTAGRVSKYRPKSPILALTPYEEVRNRLTLYWGTIPTICTPLSSGEDFFRVGQDQARRIPGVGVGDTVVLVAGLPMGVQGSTNLLRALTIDG, via the coding sequence ATGTGGACGCCAATTTCCACAAATCACGCAAATACTATTGAGGATTACGCTATGCTCTCAACCGATATGGGCAGAAAATTGCGAAAAACGAAGATCGTCTGCACGCTGGCATTAGAGCCGAAGCCGGGTGAAGAGGGATTCTCCAACACCATCCTGTCGGAGGCGACGATAGAGAGCCTAGTCAGGGTGGGCATGAACATCGCGCGCCTGAACATGTCGCACGGCGGCAAGGACGACCACGCCACGGTCATCGAGCGTGTCCGGCGCGTGTCGCGTCGCTTTGACACGCCCGTGGGGATAATGGTCGATGTGCGCGGACGCAAGTATCGTACCGGTCCTACCTCACCGGGCGAGTTCGCACTGCAAGAAGGCGACGACTTTACACTGACTAGCCGCGACATCGTGGGCGACCGAACTGTAGTATCCGTTTCACCGCCCGGTATTCACCGCGACGCGATTCTAAATGGCATGATTCTTGTTGACGATGGGTTGGTGCGATTGTCAGTATCGCGCATTGAAGGCACGGAAGTGCATTGCAAGGTTGTGGTCGGCGGGCGACTGACGCCGGGGCGTGGCGTAACCACTCCGGGCAAAGCGCCGACTCAGCCGTTCCCGGATGAAGACGCGCAGCAAGACTTGCTGTTCGCCGCGCGTGTCAAGTCCGACTTCGTGGCGGTATCGATGGTCAACAGCGCGGAAGATGTGCAGAAGGCGCGCGACATACTGAGCGAGAACGGCGCTAACCCACTCATCATTTCCAAGGTGGAGACGACCGAGGCGCTGGCGAACTTCGACGAAATACTCGATGCGAGCGATTCCATCATGGTTGCGCGCGGCGATATGGGTGTGCATGTGCCGCTGTACCGTATCCCGGTCATTCAGAAAAATCTGATAGCGCGGTGCAATGCCGCCGGTAAGCCCGTCATCACCGCGACGCAGATGATGGAGTCAATGGTACGCTCGCAGATGCCGACGCGCGCCGAAGTGAGCGATGTCGCCAACGCCATCTACGACGGCACGGACGCCGTGATGCTCTCCGGGGAGACTGCGACCGGCTGGTATCCGGTCGATGCCGTGCATTCCATGGCGCAGACGGCGTTGGAAACAGAGCAGGCGCTGCGCTACGATGACATCCTCCAGTCAAAGTCTCAGGAAACCGAGCAGCAGCGCACGGACGACGCGATAAGCTTCACGGCAGTGCGACTCGCGCATCAGCTTGACACTGCGCTGATTCTGGCGTTCACGGAAAGCGGCAGCACGGCGGGCAGGGTATCCAAGTATCGACCGAAGTCGCCAATACTTGCCCTGACGCCATACGAGGAAGTGCGCAATCGACTGACGCTCTACTGGGGCACTATTCCGACAATCTGCACGCCGCTGTCATCCGGCGAGGATTTCTTCCGTGTCGGGCAGGATCAGGCGCGCAGGATTCCCGGTGTAGGCGTCGGCGATACGGTGGTTCTCGTCGCCGGCCTGCCGATGGGCGTGCAAGGCAGCACGAATTTGCTGCGTGCGCTGACGATAGACGGGTAG